The following proteins are encoded in a genomic region of Zea mays cultivar B73 chromosome 9, Zm-B73-REFERENCE-NAM-5.0, whole genome shotgun sequence:
- the LOC103639000 gene encoding 5-pentadecatrienyl resorcinol O-methyltransferase has protein sequence MAFTEESSQDLLQAHDELWHQSVSYLKSLALTVALDLRIPDAIHHHGGGATLLQILDKTALHQSKLRALRRLMRVLTVSGTFSVVQQPPCGDDDSTVYRLTAASRFLVSEEVSSATLAPFMSVVLHPISQSSHARGICAWFRQEHHDPSAFGLAFGQAPTIWEHADDTNAILNKGLAAQSRFLVPVMLRECGEAVFRGIDSLVDVGGGHGGAATAIAAAFPHLKCSVLDLPHVVAGAPSDGNVQFVAGDMFQSIPPATAVFLKTALHDWGDDECVKILKNCRQAISPCDEGGKVIIMDMVVGYDESNTKRLEVQILFDLFIMMVNGAERDEQEWKKIFIQAGFKDYKILPVVGSLSVIEVYP, from the exons ATGGCATTCACAGAGGAGAGTAGCCAGGACTTGCTCCAAGCTCACGACGAGCTCTGGCATCAGTCCGTGAGCTACCTGAAATCGCTCGCGCTCACCGTGGCCCTGGACCTCCGCATCCCAGACGCGATCCACCACCACGGCGGCGGCGCCACCCTCCTACAGATCCTCGACAAGACAGCGCTCCACCAATCTAAGCTTCGCGCCCTACGCCGCCTCATGCGCGTGCTCACTGTCTCGGGCACCTTCAGCGTCGTCCAGCAACCACCATGTGGTGACGATGATTCAACTGTCTACAGGCTCACGGCAGCCTCCCGCTTCCTCGTCAGCGAGGAGGTGAGCTCGGCGACCTTGGCTCCCTTTATGAGCGTGGTGCTCCATCCCATCAGCCAGTCCTCCCACGCCAGGGGCATCTGCGCGTGGTTCCGGCAGGAGCACCACGACCCGTCCGCGTTTGGCCTGGCGTTCGGCCAAGCCCCAACCATCTGGGAACACGCTGACGACACGAACGCCATACTGAACAAAGGGCTTGCTGCCCAGAGCCGCTTCCTGGTGCCAGTCATGCTCAGGGAGTGCGGTGAGGCGGTGTTTCGTGGGATCGACTCGTTGGTCGACGTTGGCGGTGGGCATGGTGGCGCCGCCACCGCCATCGCCGCTGCCTTCCCGCACCTCAAGTGCAGCGTGCTTGACCTCCCGCACGTCGTCGCCGGGGCTCCATCCGATGGCAACGTGCAGTTCGTCGCAGGCGACATGTTTCAGAGTATTCCGCCGGCAACCGCTGTTTTCCTCAAG ACGGCTTTACACGACTGGGGTGACGATGAGTGTGTCAAAATATTGAAGAATTGCAGGCAAGCCATATCTCCATGCGATGAAGGAGGGAAGGTAATAATCATGGACATGGTAGTTGGATATGATGAGTCAAATACAAAACGTCTAGAGGTACAAATTTTGTTTGATTTGTTTATCATGATGGTCAATGGGGCTGAGCGCGACGAGCAAGAGTGGAAGAAGATTTTCATCCAAGCTGGATTTAAAGACTACAAAATTCTACCCGTTGTTGGCTCCCTGTCAGTCATCGAGGTCTATCCATAA